DNA sequence from the Pseudomonadota bacterium genome:
CCATCGCGATAGCTATGCCGATAATTAAGGAGGGCGCTTATATAGGATCTGTAGTCGCAGATATTACGGTTCCAGAGCTCTCTAAACTTCTGCAACGCAATAAAATTAGCGCCAACAGCCTGTCCATGATTATAGATGGACAGAACGCTACCATCGCAGCATCAAATCTAGCAGGATTAACACCCTCCGAAACTACCCCCCTTGTTGCTGCAGTGAACGAACAGGCTAAGCTGATTATTAACAATGCGACCAGTGGTACTGAATACACCCAGAGCTATATATCAAGCGATGCCGGCATAAAAATGAGTGTCTCACTCTTTCGGCTTAATAATGAGTTTAACCTTGATTGGCGGGCAATTATTATCACCCCGACAAGCGATTTTATCGGAGGGCTATATTCAGCCGCAAAGACGGTAATGCTCTTTATCCTAGCCCTAATTCTGGTTAACTTGCTCCTTATCTTTAAACTTTCCAAGCGGCTAGTAAGTGGCATCGTGCGGGTATCCAAGGAGATCTCAAGCATTCAAACGATGCATTTCGACGACAGCAATAGTAACGAGCCCTCGGCGCCCATCAGGGAGATTAGGGATCTTCAGAACGGCATTAACCTTCTACGCACCGCTCTGCGCTCATTCTCACTCTACGTACCGCTAGGATTGGTACGTCAGCTTGTTGAAAGCGGCAAGGCCCTCGCCCCATGTGTTGAGGTTCGGCCCCTTACTATTCTTTTCTGTGATATTGAAAATTTTTCGACCATGGCGCAAGAGGTCTCACCGCAAGAGCTTCTGGAGTACACAACAGCTTATTTTGCTCTGGCAACCAAGGCAGTTGCAGAGCAAGAAGGTACAGTTGATAAATTTATCGGGGACGCTGTCATGGCATTCTGGGGCGCGCCGTCACCGCTACCAGAGCACGCCTTGAACGCCTGTCGTTCTGCGCTGCGTATAGTCGAGCAGCTACAAGAGATTAATCTAACCTGGGCTGCGCAAGGCAAGCGCACCCTACGGGTACGAGTTGGCATCAATACCGCCGACGTTCTTGTTGGGAATATCGGCTCGGCTGAACGCTTAAGCTACACAGCCCTAGGCGATGGCGTAAATGTGGCTTCGCGCCTGGAGGGGATCAATAAGGAGTTCGGCTCCACTATCTGTATCAGCGATACGGTTTATGAGCACGTTAAAGATCATGTCATAACAAAACCCCTTAAACCGGTCTCAGTTAAGGGCCGCAAGGGAGAGTTTATGGTTTATGAGCTGTTGGGGTTAGTAGACTAAACTGATTGCAATAAAAAAGGCCGGGCGGTAAAGCCCAGCCTTTTTTATAGCTGTCGAGCTAGAGAAACTACTCAGCCTGCTTACGCAGGAAGGTTGGAATCTCAAACTTCTCCTCATCCTCTGATGTAGAGAGCACCGAGAGCTTCTTAAGCTTAATCACCTCTGATGCACCGCCGTTCTGCTGTTGCTTACGAGCAAATGCCGGAATATCAAGTCCGCTTGCATGTAGCATTGCCCCAGGCTGCTTGCCCATCTTGGAAGCATTGTTGATTGCGTCGCTATTGGCAAATCTCTCAGCACCGAAACCAGTTGCGATAACGGTAACGCGAACCTTGTCCTCAAGATTTTCGTCGATAACCATACCCCAAATAATATTAGCATCCTCTGCCGCCTCTGAGTGGATCAGTTCAGCCGCCTCGTTAACCTCCTGTAGGGTAACGTCAGGTGAAGCAGTAACGTTAATAAGAATGCCGCGAGCACCATGGATCGAGATATCCTCTAGAAGCGGACTAGAGATAGCCTTTTCAGCTGCCTCGATTGCGCGGTTATCACCACTTGATTCGCCAGTTCCCATCATCGCCATACCCATCTCGGCCATGACCGCGCGAACGTCGGCAAAGTCTACGTTTACCAAGCCTTCACAGATAATCAGGTCGCTAATACCCTTGACCGCCTGATAGAGCACATCATCGGCCTTGCGGAATGTGTCCAGCAGAGAGGTGTTGCGTCCAGCGATTGAGAGCAATCTTTGATTTGGGATCGTAATAAGTGTGTCTGCGTGCTTTCTGAGCTCTTCGATGCCGAGATCCGCATTCCGCATCCGGCGTTTACCCTCAAATAGAAAGGGCTTGGTAACAACACCAACCGTCAAGCACCCCATGCTCTTTGCAACTTCAGCTACAACTGATGCACCGAATGTTCCAGTTCCACCACCCATACCTGCGGTGATAAACACCATGTCAGCT
Encoded proteins:
- the ftsZ gene encoding cell division protein FtsZ is translated as MDNISKKLQANNANIRVFGIGGGGLNAVNNMIRSGLTGVEFFAANTDAQALASSLPNNKIRLGDDITKGLGAGADPDVGRAAARESVESIRKALEGADMVFITAGMGGGTGTFGASVVAEVAKSMGCLTVGVVTKPFLFEGKRRMRNADLGIEELRKHADTLITIPNQRLLSIAGRNTSLLDTFRKADDVLYQAVKGISDLIICEGLVNVDFADVRAVMAEMGMAMMGTGESSGDNRAIEAAEKAISSPLLEDISIHGARGILINVTASPDVTLQEVNEAAELIHSEAAEDANIIWGMVIDENLEDKVRVTVIATGFGAERFANSDAINNASKMGKQPGAMLHASGLDIPAFARKQQQNGGASEVIKLKKLSVLSTSEDEEKFEIPTFLRKQAE